One genomic region from Solwaraspora sp. WMMD792 encodes:
- a CDS encoding FxsA family protein — translation MRRGVRLIPLALAAGLVLEVAVFLLIAHQIGYGWALLLVLAASLAGMALLRREGMRAWRSFRAAAQSGRPPGEQVSDGLLGLVAGVLLATPGLVSGVFGGVLAVPQVRRVVRRRVQVAAERRMSSAAAGEMFGPRRVRVYPPSAADRPPAGSADGSAQQAAAAGPTIEGEIVDPPR, via the coding sequence ATGCGCCGGGGAGTGCGGTTGATCCCGTTGGCGTTGGCGGCTGGTCTGGTTCTGGAGGTCGCCGTTTTCCTGCTGATCGCCCATCAGATCGGCTACGGGTGGGCGTTGCTCTTGGTGCTGGCCGCTTCCCTGGCGGGTATGGCGCTGTTGCGTCGGGAAGGGATGCGTGCCTGGCGGAGTTTCCGGGCGGCGGCGCAGTCCGGTCGTCCGCCCGGCGAGCAGGTCAGTGACGGTCTGCTCGGGTTGGTCGCTGGTGTGTTGTTGGCGACGCCAGGGCTGGTCAGTGGCGTGTTCGGTGGTGTGTTGGCGGTGCCGCAGGTGCGGCGGGTGGTGCGGCGGCGGGTTCAGGTCGCTGCGGAGCGGCGGATGTCGTCGGCGGCGGCCGGGGAGATGTTCGGGCCGCGCCGGGTGCGGGTGTATCCGCCGTCGGCGGCGGACCGGCCACCGGCTGGGTCTGCGGACGGTTCCGCGCAGCAGGCTGCTGCGGCCGGTCCGACGATCGAAGGGGAGATCGTCGACCCGCCGCGGTGA
- a CDS encoding RNA polymerase-binding protein RbpA: MGERMLRGSRLGAVSYESDRNTELAPRQTREYLCAKGHQFEVPFAVDAEVPVTWECKFDGSVARLVDGSEPEQKKAKPPRTHWDMLLERRSIAELEDILAERLQEVRNRRGGV; this comes from the coding sequence ATGGGCGAGCGCATGCTGCGCGGAAGCCGTCTGGGAGCAGTCAGCTACGAGTCCGACCGCAACACGGAACTCGCGCCGCGCCAGACCCGCGAGTACCTCTGCGCCAAAGGCCACCAGTTCGAGGTCCCGTTCGCCGTCGACGCAGAGGTGCCGGTGACCTGGGAATGCAAGTTCGACGGCAGCGTCGCCCGGCTGGTCGACGGCAGCGAACCGGAGCAGAAGAAGGCCAAGCCGCCACGCACCCACTGGGACATGCTCCTGGAACGGCGGTCGATCGCCGAACTGGAGGACATCCTGGCCGAACGTCTGCAGGAGGTCCGCAACCGGCGCGGCGGCGTCTGA
- a CDS encoding lysine 2,3-aminomutase — protein MPQPISADSPGTTPTLPQPYEYQRRELVEPDWTRLPGWRDVTPDQWQSAQWQRAHCVKTVAQLHAVLGDLVDDGFYAELDADQSRHATMSMLVTPQMINTMVPASAPDTDSLRADPIRRYMLPLASDRRTDWPSHPYASRDSLHEHDMWVAEGLTHRYPTKVLAELLATCPQYCGHCTRMDLVGNSTPTIDKLRLTLKPTNRYQAHLDYLRGHPGVRDVVVSGGDVANLPWRHLESYLQSLLEIDSIRDIRLATKALMGLPQHWLQPDVVTGLERVARTAASRGVNLAIHTHVNHVQSLTPLVARAAQTALDVGIRDVRNQGVLMRGVNADLHSLLDLCFALQGEAGILPYYFYLCDMIPNAEHWRVPVRTAQQLQHDLMGYLPGYATPRIVCDVPLVGKRWVHMLTEYDREHGISYWTKNYRTSLDSSDDLGRRYPYYDPIDTLPESGQRWWSRQRTTTTG, from the coding sequence ATGCCGCAACCCATCTCGGCAGACAGCCCCGGAACCACCCCGACGCTGCCCCAGCCGTACGAATACCAACGCCGCGAACTCGTCGAACCCGACTGGACCCGACTACCCGGCTGGCGCGACGTCACCCCCGACCAGTGGCAGTCCGCCCAGTGGCAACGGGCCCACTGCGTCAAGACCGTCGCCCAACTGCACGCCGTCCTCGGCGACCTCGTCGACGACGGCTTCTACGCCGAACTCGACGCCGACCAGAGCCGACACGCCACCATGTCCATGCTGGTCACCCCGCAGATGATCAACACGATGGTGCCAGCCAGCGCACCCGACACCGACTCCCTGCGGGCCGACCCGATCCGGCGCTACATGCTCCCGCTGGCCAGCGACCGCCGGACCGACTGGCCGTCCCACCCGTACGCCAGCCGCGACTCCCTGCACGAACACGACATGTGGGTGGCGGAAGGACTGACCCACCGCTACCCGACCAAGGTCCTCGCCGAACTCCTCGCCACCTGCCCGCAGTACTGCGGGCACTGCACCCGGATGGACCTGGTCGGCAACTCCACCCCGACCATCGACAAACTCCGCCTGACCCTCAAGCCCACCAACCGCTACCAGGCGCATCTCGACTACCTGCGCGGGCACCCCGGAGTCCGCGACGTCGTCGTCTCCGGCGGCGACGTGGCGAACCTCCCCTGGCGGCATCTCGAAAGCTACCTGCAGAGCCTGCTGGAGATAGACAGCATTCGCGACATCCGGCTGGCCACCAAGGCGCTCATGGGCCTACCCCAGCACTGGCTGCAGCCCGATGTCGTGACCGGCCTGGAACGTGTCGCCCGCACCGCCGCCAGCCGTGGCGTCAACCTTGCCATCCACACCCACGTCAACCACGTGCAGTCACTCACCCCGCTGGTCGCCCGGGCCGCCCAGACCGCGCTCGACGTGGGCATCCGCGACGTGCGCAACCAGGGAGTGCTGATGCGCGGGGTCAACGCCGACCTGCACAGTCTGCTCGACCTCTGCTTCGCGCTCCAGGGCGAAGCCGGCATCCTCCCGTACTACTTCTATCTCTGCGACATGATCCCCAACGCCGAACACTGGCGGGTCCCGGTCCGGACGGCGCAGCAGCTGCAGCACGACCTGATGGGTTATCTACCGGGCTATGCCACCCCACGGATCGTGTGCGACGTGCCCCTGGTCGGCAAGCGTTGGGTGCACATGCTCACCGAGTACGACCGGGAGCACGGCATCTCCTACTGGACCAAGAACTACCGCACCTCACTCGACAGCTCCGACGACCTGGGGCGGCGGTACCCGTACTACGACCCGATCGACACGCTTCCGGAGTCCGGACAGCGGTGGTGGTCCCGGCAACGGACGACCACCACCGGCTGA
- a CDS encoding amidohydrolase family protein, which yields MTTRTVGSEAGLPAVLYRGGRLYCPAVPGATALLVRDGRIGWLGADADAPRADVVVDLAGALVTPAFVDAHVHATDTGLVLSGLNLSSVRSPAELVDRVAGFAAGLPPDAVVLGHGWDESTWQRPVPPDARQLSAASGGRRVYLSQASIHSALVSSEMLAAVPGLAERSDPPGWVREDDHHAVRALAFGSLTPAQRTSAQRAALAAAAGVGIAAVHECGGPQTSSESDFVGVLAMSGDGLPEVYGYWGEFLGAARARELGAVAAGGDLYADGALGSRTAYLSQPYVDGGGCGSCFLAADQVAAHLVDCVRSGVQGGFHAIGDAAVAAVVDGFAVAAGEVGVERLRAGRHRVEHVELVDKRVIGAFVEFGVVASVQPAFDRLWGGEGQMYAARLGVDRALASNPFGALHGVGVTLAFGSDSPVTPLDPWGAVRAAVSHFNPASRLAVRSAFAAHTRGGWRALPPGVVQTAQEGALALGAAATFAVWETPAGVSADGLPVLVAEDPALRGPADPTPLPRCLRTVLRGREIFVAADRVAGVG from the coding sequence ATGACGACTCGTACGGTGGGTTCGGAGGCCGGACTGCCCGCGGTCCTGTACCGGGGCGGCAGGTTGTACTGCCCGGCGGTGCCGGGAGCGACGGCGTTGCTGGTGCGTGACGGCCGGATCGGCTGGTTGGGTGCGGACGCGGACGCGCCACGGGCGGATGTCGTGGTCGACCTGGCCGGCGCGCTGGTGACCCCGGCCTTCGTCGACGCGCATGTGCACGCGACCGACACCGGTCTGGTGCTTTCCGGCCTGAATCTGTCGTCGGTGCGTTCGCCGGCCGAGCTGGTCGACCGGGTGGCCGGCTTCGCGGCGGGGTTGCCGCCGGACGCGGTGGTGCTGGGGCACGGGTGGGACGAGTCGACGTGGCAGCGGCCGGTGCCGCCGGACGCGCGGCAGTTGTCGGCGGCGTCGGGCGGACGGCGGGTGTACCTGTCTCAGGCGTCGATCCATTCGGCGCTGGTGTCGTCGGAGATGTTGGCGGCGGTGCCGGGTCTGGCGGAACGCTCCGATCCGCCAGGGTGGGTGCGGGAGGACGACCATCACGCGGTGCGGGCGCTGGCGTTCGGGTCGTTGACGCCGGCGCAGCGCACCTCGGCGCAGCGGGCCGCGTTGGCTGCGGCGGCCGGGGTGGGTATCGCGGCGGTGCACGAGTGCGGCGGTCCGCAGACGTCGTCGGAGTCCGACTTCGTCGGTGTGTTGGCGATGTCGGGCGACGGCCTGCCGGAGGTGTACGGGTACTGGGGGGAGTTTCTGGGGGCGGCCCGGGCACGGGAGTTGGGCGCGGTGGCTGCTGGTGGTGACCTGTACGCCGACGGCGCGTTGGGGTCGCGGACGGCGTACCTGTCGCAGCCGTACGTCGATGGCGGCGGCTGCGGCAGTTGTTTCCTGGCCGCCGATCAGGTCGCGGCGCATCTGGTGGACTGTGTCCGGTCGGGGGTGCAGGGCGGGTTCCACGCGATCGGTGACGCGGCGGTGGCGGCGGTCGTGGACGGCTTCGCGGTGGCGGCCGGCGAGGTCGGGGTGGAGCGGTTGCGGGCCGGTCGGCACCGGGTGGAGCATGTCGAGTTGGTCGACAAGCGGGTGATCGGGGCGTTCGTCGAGTTCGGGGTGGTGGCTAGCGTGCAGCCGGCGTTCGACCGGTTGTGGGGTGGTGAGGGTCAGATGTACGCGGCCCGGCTGGGCGTGGACCGGGCGTTGGCGTCGAATCCGTTCGGTGCGTTGCACGGGGTGGGCGTCACGTTGGCGTTCGGTTCGGACTCGCCGGTGACGCCGCTGGATCCGTGGGGTGCCGTGCGGGCCGCGGTTTCGCATTTCAATCCGGCGTCGCGGTTGGCGGTTCGGTCGGCGTTCGCCGCGCACACCAGGGGCGGTTGGCGGGCGTTGCCACCGGGAGTGGTGCAGACCGCGCAGGAGGGGGCGTTGGCGCTGGGCGCGGCGGCGACGTTCGCGGTGTGGGAGACGCCGGCGGGTGTGTCGGCGGACGGCCTGCCGGTTCTGGTGGCGGAGGATCCGGCGCTGCGCGGGCCGGCGGATCCGACGCCGCTGCCGCGGTGTCTGCGGACGGTGCTGCGGGGTCGGGAGATCTTCGTGGCGGCGGATCGGGTGGCCGGCGTGGGGTGA
- a CDS encoding acyl-CoA dehydrogenase family protein — protein sequence MTVERVLPTPEAYDLIELATELADRELAGRAADFEARAEFPREVVRTLGRAGLLGLPFAESDGGAGQPYEVYLQVLEVLASRWLAVAEAVSVHTLSCYPVAEYGTDRQRKLLPEMLGGELLGAYCLSEPQGGSDAAALTTRAVRDGDDYVVTGTKAWITHAAVADFYNVFCRTGGPGTRGISCLFVPAGTAGVLPQPAERTMGLRSSPVAQLVFDQARVPAEHLVGAAGSGFGVAMSALAAGRLGIAACAVGLAQAALDHAVGYAREREQFGRPIIDLQGLGFLLADMATQVSAARAVTLAAARLRDAGRAYAVEAAKAKLFATDVAMKVTVDAVQVLGGYGYVADHPVERYLREAKVLQIVEGTNQIQRVVISRALAR from the coding sequence ATGACCGTCGAACGCGTCCTGCCCACGCCCGAGGCATACGACCTGATCGAGTTGGCCACCGAGCTTGCCGACCGGGAGCTGGCCGGCCGGGCCGCCGATTTCGAGGCGCGGGCCGAGTTCCCCCGGGAGGTGGTCCGCACCCTCGGCCGGGCCGGTCTGCTCGGCCTGCCGTTCGCGGAGTCCGACGGCGGTGCGGGCCAGCCCTACGAGGTGTATCTGCAGGTGCTGGAGGTGCTGGCCAGCCGTTGGTTGGCGGTCGCCGAGGCGGTCAGCGTGCACACGTTGTCCTGCTATCCGGTGGCCGAGTACGGCACTGACCGGCAACGGAAGCTGTTGCCGGAGATGCTCGGCGGTGAGCTGCTGGGTGCGTACTGCCTCAGCGAGCCGCAGGGCGGGTCGGACGCGGCGGCGCTGACCACCCGGGCGGTTCGCGACGGGGACGACTACGTGGTGACCGGGACGAAGGCGTGGATCACCCATGCGGCGGTGGCTGACTTCTACAACGTCTTCTGCCGCACCGGCGGACCTGGAACGCGGGGCATCTCGTGTCTGTTCGTCCCGGCCGGCACCGCCGGCGTGCTGCCGCAGCCGGCGGAGCGCACCATGGGCCTGCGCTCCTCCCCGGTCGCCCAACTGGTGTTCGACCAGGCCCGGGTGCCGGCGGAGCACCTGGTCGGTGCCGCGGGCTCCGGCTTCGGTGTGGCGATGTCCGCGCTGGCCGCCGGCCGGCTGGGGATCGCCGCCTGTGCGGTCGGGCTGGCCCAGGCCGCGCTCGACCACGCGGTCGGCTACGCCCGGGAGCGGGAGCAGTTCGGCCGGCCGATCATCGACCTGCAGGGGCTGGGGTTCCTGTTGGCGGACATGGCCACCCAGGTGTCGGCCGCTCGGGCGGTGACCCTGGCCGCGGCCCGGTTGCGCGACGCCGGTCGGGCGTACGCCGTCGAGGCGGCCAAGGCCAAACTGTTCGCCACCGACGTCGCGATGAAGGTCACCGTCGACGCGGTCCAGGTGCTCGGCGGGTACGGCTACGTGGCCGACCATCCGGTGGAGCGGTACCTGCGCGAGGCGAAGGTGCTGCAGATCGTGGAGGGGACGAACCAGATCCAGCGGGTGGTGATCTCCCGGGCACTGGCCCGGTGA
- a CDS encoding polyprenol monophosphomannose synthase produces MSEAVSAGGGPEGYPGVGRVLVVVPTYNEAENVRLITARIRDAVPQVDVLIADDNSPDGTGAVADELAAADGQVHVLHRPGKQGLGAAYVAGFGWARERGYDAVVEMDADGSHAPEQLPQLLDAARDADVVIGSRWVPGGEVVNWPRHRWVLSQGANLYTRLALGMPVRDATGGYRVYRIAVLDKIDYASVSSQGYSFQVELTWRAHREGFRIVEVPITFAEREQGASKMSASIVREALWRVTVWGVRARRDGLTGRRRDTASARWP; encoded by the coding sequence GTGAGCGAGGCGGTGTCGGCGGGCGGTGGCCCGGAGGGCTACCCGGGTGTCGGTCGGGTGCTGGTGGTCGTTCCCACCTACAACGAGGCGGAGAACGTACGTCTGATCACCGCCCGGATCCGCGACGCCGTGCCCCAGGTCGACGTGCTGATCGCCGACGACAACTCGCCGGACGGTACCGGGGCGGTCGCCGATGAGCTGGCTGCGGCCGACGGCCAGGTGCATGTGCTGCACCGGCCGGGTAAGCAGGGTCTCGGCGCGGCCTACGTCGCCGGGTTCGGCTGGGCGCGGGAGCGTGGTTACGACGCGGTGGTCGAGATGGACGCTGACGGGTCGCATGCTCCGGAGCAGTTGCCGCAGCTGCTGGACGCGGCGCGGGACGCCGACGTGGTGATCGGTTCCCGGTGGGTGCCGGGCGGTGAGGTGGTGAACTGGCCCCGGCACCGGTGGGTGCTGTCGCAGGGGGCGAACCTGTACACGCGGTTGGCGCTGGGTATGCCGGTGCGGGACGCGACCGGTGGTTACCGGGTGTACCGGATCGCGGTGCTCGACAAGATCGACTACGCGAGTGTGTCGTCGCAGGGCTATTCGTTCCAGGTGGAGCTGACCTGGCGGGCACACCGTGAGGGGTTCCGCATCGTCGAGGTGCCGATCACGTTCGCGGAGCGGGAGCAGGGCGCGAGCAAGATGAGCGCCTCGATCGTGCGGGAGGCGTTGTGGCGGGTGACCGTCTGGGGGGTTCGGGCCCGCCGGGACGGGTTGACCGGCCGGCGTCGTGACACGGCTTCGGCGCGCTGGCCGTGA
- a CDS encoding Lrp/AsnC family transcriptional regulator, giving the protein MEETDRAIVAALTTDGRVSYTELAERVGLSVSAVHQRVRRLEQRGVVNGYTARVSYEAVGLPLSAFVAIRPLDPSQPDDAPERLSHLAEIDSCYSVAGEDFYLLLVRVASPADLERLLQEIRTAANVTTRTTVVLSTPYESRPPKLV; this is encoded by the coding sequence GTGGAAGAGACCGATCGCGCTATCGTCGCCGCGCTGACCACCGACGGCCGGGTGTCGTACACCGAGCTGGCCGAGCGGGTGGGCCTGTCGGTGTCGGCGGTTCATCAGCGGGTGCGCCGGCTGGAGCAGCGCGGGGTGGTCAACGGCTACACCGCCCGGGTGTCGTACGAGGCGGTGGGGCTGCCGTTGAGCGCGTTCGTCGCGATCCGGCCGCTGGACCCGTCCCAGCCGGACGACGCCCCGGAACGGCTGTCGCATCTGGCCGAGATCGATTCCTGTTATTCGGTGGCGGGGGAGGACTTCTACCTGTTGCTGGTCCGGGTGGCGAGCCCGGCGGATCTGGAACGGCTGCTGCAGGAAATCCGGACGGCGGCGAACGTCACCACTCGCACGACGGTGGTGCTGTCCACCCCGTACGAGTCACGTCCGCCGAAACTCGTCTGA
- a CDS encoding CsbD family protein, protein MGMTDKARNKAEELKGQAKERYGAATDNEQMRAEGAAEASKARTKDAGEHAKDAGRNVRDAFSG, encoded by the coding sequence ATGGGCATGACCGACAAGGCGCGCAACAAGGCCGAGGAGCTCAAGGGCCAGGCGAAGGAGCGCTACGGCGCGGCGACCGACAACGAGCAGATGCGGGCCGAGGGCGCCGCCGAGGCGAGCAAGGCCCGGACCAAGGACGCGGGGGAGCACGCGAAGGACGCCGGACGTAACGTACGGGACGCGTTCAGCGGCTGA
- the lnt gene encoding apolipoprotein N-acyltransferase encodes MVDAAVVPERSRPVALAAVDGPLGLPWAIGLAVLSGAALLVAFPPYGWWWAAPVGVAALSVAVHRRRLRAGAGLGFVAGVVFFAPLLSWTNLHTGSLPWVLLSGLQAGYLALLGAVAAFVSPVVDRRRVVLWPVVTGLLWVGQEALRGRTPFGGFPWGRLAFSQGDSPVLSWAAVGGAPLVTFVVAVAGGAVAAGVWRSWRSWRGLALVVGGFGVAVLVLLVGGLVPVGGGSSGSVVVALVQGNVPRMGLDFNAQRRAVLDNHVQGTVGLARRVAAGEVPAPDLVVWPENASDVDPTRDPRAAASIDEAAAAVGVPILVGALAYGPGAGEVRNVSLVWEPGSGGDVEQVYVKRHPVPFAEYVPFRRLARMVTDQVDLVRADFVAGSQPGVLRVGPVAVSGVICFEVAYDGLVRDTVTGGAQVLAVQTNNATFNEAEAAQQLAMVRLRAVEHGRAGLMASTVGISAFVDQNGRVSQPTRFNTAAAVVSELELGATRTLATRMGFWPEAVLVVFAGVVLVAAVWLRRRVVSSDTEVR; translated from the coding sequence ATGGTGGATGCGGCGGTGGTGCCGGAGCGGTCGCGGCCGGTGGCGCTCGCGGCGGTGGACGGCCCGTTGGGGTTGCCGTGGGCGATCGGTCTGGCGGTGTTGTCGGGTGCGGCGCTGTTGGTGGCTTTTCCGCCGTACGGCTGGTGGTGGGCGGCCCCGGTGGGGGTGGCGGCGTTGTCGGTGGCGGTGCATCGGCGTCGGTTGCGGGCGGGTGCGGGTTTGGGGTTCGTGGCCGGGGTGGTGTTCTTCGCGCCGTTGCTGAGTTGGACGAATCTGCACACGGGCAGTTTGCCGTGGGTGTTGTTGTCGGGCTTGCAGGCCGGTTACCTGGCGTTGCTGGGTGCGGTGGCGGCGTTCGTGTCGCCGGTGGTGGATCGTCGCCGGGTGGTGCTGTGGCCGGTGGTGACCGGGTTGTTGTGGGTGGGGCAGGAGGCGTTGCGGGGTCGGACGCCGTTTGGTGGGTTTCCGTGGGGGCGGTTGGCGTTCAGTCAGGGTGATTCGCCGGTGTTGTCGTGGGCGGCGGTGGGTGGGGCGCCGTTGGTGACGTTCGTGGTGGCGGTGGCCGGTGGGGCGGTGGCCGCTGGGGTGTGGCGTTCCTGGCGTTCGTGGCGGGGTTTGGCGCTGGTGGTCGGGGGTTTCGGGGTGGCGGTGCTGGTGCTGCTGGTGGGTGGGTTGGTGCCGGTGGGGGGCGGGTCGTCGGGTTCGGTGGTGGTGGCGCTCGTGCAGGGCAACGTGCCGCGGATGGGGTTGGATTTCAACGCCCAGCGCCGGGCTGTGTTGGACAACCATGTGCAGGGCACGGTCGGGTTGGCGCGGCGGGTGGCGGCCGGTGAGGTGCCGGCGCCGGATCTGGTGGTGTGGCCGGAGAACGCCAGCGACGTGGATCCGACGCGTGACCCGCGGGCGGCGGCGAGTATCGATGAGGCGGCGGCCGCTGTCGGGGTGCCGATCCTGGTGGGTGCGTTGGCGTACGGGCCTGGTGCCGGGGAGGTGCGCAACGTGAGCCTGGTGTGGGAGCCGGGTTCCGGTGGCGACGTGGAGCAGGTGTACGTGAAGCGGCATCCGGTGCCGTTCGCGGAGTATGTGCCGTTTCGGCGGTTGGCGCGGATGGTCACCGATCAGGTGGATCTGGTCCGGGCGGATTTCGTGGCCGGTTCGCAGCCGGGTGTGCTGCGGGTGGGTCCGGTGGCGGTCAGCGGCGTCATCTGTTTCGAGGTGGCCTACGACGGGTTGGTTCGCGACACGGTGACCGGTGGTGCGCAGGTGTTGGCGGTGCAGACGAACAACGCGACGTTCAATGAGGCCGAGGCGGCGCAGCAGTTGGCGATGGTGCGGTTGCGGGCGGTGGAGCATGGTCGGGCCGGGTTGATGGCGTCGACCGTTGGCATATCAGCGTTTGTCGATCAGAATGGGCGGGTGTCGCAGCCGACCCGGTTCAACACGGCGGCCGCCGTGGTGAGTGAGCTCGAGCTCGGGGCGACGCGTACTCTTGCGACTCGGATGGGTTTCTGGCCCGAAGCGGTGCTGGTGGTGTTCGCCGGCGTGGTGCTGGTCGCCGCGGTGTGGCTGCGGCGGCGGGTGGTCAGTTCGGATACGGAGGTACGGTGA